DNA from Variovorax sp. PBL-H6:
ATTTATGTCTTCCGAGTCTTCCCAGATCCAGGCAGTCAACTGCTCGACCCTCTCCGACAGGACGCGCAGACGCCGGCCCAGCTTGTCGACCGTCCGCAAGGCGTCCGCGTGCGATGCAGACATCTCGCGGACAAGGCCCAGATGCTCAGCAATGAAGCGCAGATGCATGGGGTGCAGGTCTACGACGTAGCTGTCGCCCATGCTTTCGTTCTCGACCCGGATGTTGCCGTTAGGCAGGGTCTCGATGTTTAGGTGCGGGATCTGCTCATTCATGCTGCGCACCCCGGGAACGTGTCCAGAGCCTCCAGCACGCCGGCAGATGGCTTCATGCGCCATTCCACCGCGGAAGGGTTCTCGAGCCCGAAGTACTGCAGATTGACCTCGACCCAGCCGGCCGCAACTGGCCGCCGCGTGTAGTCGACCATGTCGGTGGCAGCGTCCATCTTCGACACGAAGAAGTAGCCCGGGTGCTTCAGGGAGGGCTCAACGGCGTAGACCGTGGTGTCGGGCAGGATCACCGCATAGCAGTAGCCGGCCGCCGGCACGAACTCTGCCGCGTCGGCGTCGCCGGCAAAGAGGCGGGGCGCATCCACTTCCAAATGCGACACCGGTGTCGTTTTTGCCGTCTCACTTGAAACCGTTTCAAGTGAGGTCGAGGCCAGCGACCGCACAGGCAGCGGCCGGCCTTGCGCAACCTGCATGTACCGCTGAGCCTGGCGCGGTGTCACCCAGACATTCGCCTCCAGCCAAGGCAGCCATTCGCCATGGGGCAGGGCGGCCTTTGCCTCAAGCAGCAGGGTGCCGGCCAGCTTGGCGAAGCCGATTGCCTCGTCCGCTTTCTCGTTGGCTTGCTCGCAAGCCCGATTGATGTCGGAGGCGAGGTTCAGTCGGAGTTCGATCATGCTGCACCCCCTCGGCTGCCCGCATAGATGGCAACATCTAAGACTCCTACAGAAACTGAAGTCATTCGAAAATCGGCGCTTCCCAATGACAGACCTACAGCTTCTGGAGTCATGAAGGACTTCTTCCGCCAGCAATGACTACAGCTTCTGTAGGTCTGGAGGGCTGTTTTGCAGGAGATGACTCCAGCTTCTGGAGGGCAGGAAGTGTTTTCGCTGAGCCCACCAGCCGCACAAAGTTCAGGTACGGGAACCCGCGAGGCTCGATGTCCATGGACTTCTCCCAATCCAGACGCCACCAGGTGAAGGCGATCCAGTCGGACGTGTGCGGCGCGTGGCCCTGCCGGGTGTGAACCACGAACGAACATTCGAGTAGCGCGCGCTTTGCCTTGATCAGCGTGGTTTCCGACTTCCAGCCGTGCCGCTCCATGGCGACGAACGAGGG
Protein-coding regions in this window:
- a CDS encoding DUF3102 domain-containing protein, which gives rise to MIELRLNLASDINRACEQANEKADEAIGFAKLAGTLLLEAKAALPHGEWLPWLEANVWVTPRQAQRYMQVAQGRPLPVRSLASTSLETVSSETAKTTPVSHLEVDAPRLFAGDADAAEFVPAAGYCYAVILPDTTVYAVEPSLKHPGYFFVSKMDAATDMVDYTRRPVAAGWVEVNLQYFGLENPSAVEWRMKPSAGVLEALDTFPGCAA